The Stieleria maiorica genome includes the window GGGCCGATCCCGACTCGGATGAGCTCAAGGCCAAGGTGGGGGCCTATGAGCGTCGGTTGCCGATGATGAACGAACAGCGGTTGCGTCCGGAGTTCCCCGAGTGGCCAGCGGCGTGTTTCTATCCGATGAACAAGAGTCGTGTCCCGGGTGCCAACTGGTTCACCGAGCCGTTCAGCAGCCGTAATGCCATGATGGCCGAGCACGCGCAAAGCGGCATCGCGTTCGCCGGCAAGGTGTCTCAGCTGATCACCGTCGGCGTCGGTCTTGACGACTGGGAATGGATGGTCACGCTGTGGGCACGCAACCCGGACTACTTGAAGGACATCGTCTACAAGATGCGATTCGACGTCGCCAGCGCCAAGTACGCGGAGTTCGGTCCCTTCTACGTCGGCTATCGAGCCGCCGCCGACGAGATCCTGGATCACTGCAAAGTCCGGTA containing:
- the hemQ gene encoding hydrogen peroxide-dependent heme synthase; translated protein: MSGRPNPHAAPLPEPSTVPENGWHCGHFFYRFRREAMAAPLSSECVSQFAAALAPSGDAAPERLASYWISGHGADFGIMVMDPDPAKVDAVHQSLVAPPLGQFVEAVWSFVSISEVSEYVPTIERFRDRLIAEGADPDSDELKAKVGAYERRLPMMNEQRLRPEFPEWPAACFYPMNKSRVPGANWFTEPFSSRNAMMAEHAQSGIAFAGKVSQLITVGVGLDDWEWMVTLWARNPDYLKDIVYKMRFDVASAKYAEFGPFYVGYRAAADEILDHCKVR